A genomic stretch from Oryzias latipes chromosome 24, ASM223467v1 includes:
- the heca gene encoding headcase protein homolog has protein sequence MPNQKSSKGKKSRRTNSSGDEQENGACAAAVGGATAAAAPSRNERSSEAQCATPLGCSLGRPIDLEKDDYQRVLCNNELCPYGNWMHLQCFYEWESSILVQFNCIGRARSWNEKQCRQNMWTKKGYDLAFRFCSCRCGQGHLKKDTDWYQVKRTQDDRKKKPSERSRSGASFEEPKKCKSAGGTGKLPHRASSQDLPRRQSMDRQNSTERGGAAGGQNAGGGLQKSPCNSPGQSPPTCFSFSSTPVLTPGGARGSRQLGEFLKSAVHMDPQRKHLLLGGVVGRGGGCSMGVSGGAIGAPHLDPGSVLPLQLSFALPLHQRLVPGGGAEGSHPHPVQFLRRLDLSELLAHIPRHKLNTYHVRMEDDAQAGQGEELRRFILSALSASERNVVNCALCHRTLPVFEQFPLVDGTLFLSPSRHDEIEYDVPCHLQGRLMHLYAICVDCLEGVHKIVCIKCKSRWDGSWHQLGTMYTYDILAASPCCQARLNCKHCGKPVVDVRVGMQYFSEYSNVQQCPHCGNLDYHFVKPFSSYKVLEAY, from the exons ATGCCCAACCAGAAGAGCAGCAAGGGGAAGAAGAGCAGGCGCACCAACAGCAGCGGGGACGAGCAGGAAAATGGAGCCTGCGCGGCCGCGGTGGGTGGCGCGACCGCGGCCGCGGCGCCCAGCAGGAACGAGCGCTCGAGCG AGGCGCAGTGTGCCACCCCTCTGGGCTGCAGCTTGGGCCGCCCCATCGACCTGGAGAAGGACGACTATCAGCGAGTGCTCTGCAACAACGAGCTCTGCCCCTACGGCAACTGGATGCACCTGCAGTGCTTCTACGAGTGGGAGAGCTCCATCCTGGTCCAGTTCAACTGCATCGGGCGTGCGCGATCCTGGAACGAGAAGCAGTGCCGGCAGAACATGTGGACGAAGAAGGGCTACGACCTGGCCTTCAGGTTCTGCTCCTGCCGCTGCGGACAAGGCCACCTGAAGAAAGACACGGACTGGTATCAGGTGAAGCGCACACAGGACGACCGCAAGAAGAAGCCGTCAGAGAGGAGCAGGAGCGGGGCCTCCTTTGAGGAGCCCAAGAAGTGTAAATCGGCAGGAGGAACCGGGAAACTTCCTCACCGAGCCTCCAGTCAGGATCTACCTCGTAGACAATCAATGGACCGACAGAACTCAACAGAGAGAGGCGGGGCGGCAGGAGGGCAAAACGCAGGGGGGGGCCTTCAGAAATCTCCATGCAACTCCCCAGGACAGTCTCCTCCAACCTGCTTTAGCTTCTCCTCCACTCCCGTCCTCACACCAGGAGGTGCGCGGGGTTCCCGTCAGCTGGGGGAGTTCCTCAAGTCCGCAGTGCACATGGACCCTCAGAGGAAGCACCTCCTGCTGGGAGGGGTTGTGGGCCGGGGAGGCGGCTGCTCCATGGGCGTCTCCGGGGGTGCGATCGGCGCTCCTCACTTAGACCCGGGCTCTGTCCTCCCCCTGCAGCTGTCCTTCGCCCTCCCGCTCCACCAAAGGCTCGTCCCAGGAGGCGGGGCCGAGGGCTCCCACCCCCACCCGGTGCAGTTCCTCAGGAGGCTGGACCTCTCGGAGCTCCTCGCCCACATCCCACGCCATAAACTCAATACGTACCACGTTCGCATGGAGGACGACGCCCAGGCGGgccagggggaggagctacGCAG GTTCATCCTCTCTGCGCTCAGCGCCAGCGAGAGGAACGTGGTGAATTGTGCGCTGTGCCACCGGACGCTGCCAGTGTTCGAACAGTTTCCCCTGGTGGACGGGACGCTGTTTCTTAGCCCTTCACGCCACGACGAGATTGAGTACGATGTCCCCTGTCACCTTCAAG GGCGGTTAATGCACCTCTACGCCATCTGTGTGGACTGTCTGGAAGGAGTTCACAAGATCGTCTGCATCAAGTGTAAGTCGCGCTGGGACGGGAGCTGGCACCAGCTCGGCACCATGTACACCTACGATATCCTGGCTGCCTCTCCATGTTGTCAG GCCCGTCTCAACTGCAAGCACTGCGGGAAGCCGGTGGTGGATGTTCGAGTCGGGATGCAGTACTTCTCCGAGTACAGCAACGTCCAGCAGTGCCCTCACTGCGGCAACCTGGACTATCACTTTGTTAAACCCTTCTCCTCCTATAAAGTTCTCGAAGCTTATTGA